A segment of the Halovivax limisalsi genome:
CACCGGGCCGCGGCGGGCGAAGCTGATGGAAGCGACGATCAATCACGTCTTCTCGCGCCTCTCGCGGCCGATTCTCCCGGGGTTCAACTTCCTCATTCGGAGGGAGACGTTCGACGCGCACGGCGGTTTTCCGGCCGTGTCGAACGAGGACACCGCGTTCAGCCGCCGCCTCGCGCGCACCGAGCGCACGGGGTACTGCCCCGCCGTGCTCGTCGAGAGTTCCGGTCGCCGCATCGCCGAGCGCGGCCTGACCGGGACGCTCGTCCACTACGCGCGACTCGACTGGGGGCGCATCCGTTCGACGAACGGGTGAATCCGGGGGCTGGCCCCGTCGCGCTCGGCGGTGACGAGGCGAAAATCGCCCGCCGGTCAGTGGCCACCGGAGACGGCGTGGAGGCCGACGATCCCGACCACGATGAGGCCGATGAACCCCGCCCGCGCGAGCGTCGCGGGTTCGTCGAAGAGGACGACGCCGAGCGTGGCCGTCCCGACCGCGCCGATCCCCGTCCACACGGCGTAGGCCGTCCCGACCGGGAGCTCCTGGACGGCGCGAGCGAGCAGGAACATGCTGATCGCCAGCGCGATCACGGTGGCGATCGACGCGCGGGGGTTCGTAAAGCCGTCCGAGTAGGACAGCCCGATCGCCCAGGCGATCTCGAACAGGCCGGCGAGGACGAGCACGTGCCACATCTGTTCGACGACAGCGGCCGACGGGCCAAAGCGGTTTCCGATTCGTCGCGGCGCCGAGGGCCGAACTCACGTCCGCGCCGGTCGGACCCCGAGGTCGACCTCGACGGTGTCTTCGCGTCCCTCGCGCAGGATCGAGAGCGAGACGGCGTCGCCCGGTCGCGTTCGGAGGGCGAGGTAACTGCCGAGATCCTCGCTCGTCGCGACCTCGGTGCCGTCGATCGCGCGGATCACGTCGCCGCCGACCGGTACCCGCTCGCCGTCGACGACGCGGACGTTCGAACTCGGCCGGAGCGCCCCGTCGGCCGGGCCGCCGGAGACCGTCTCGACGACGAGTAATCCGGTCGACTCCTCGAGTCCGTTCGCCTCGGCGACGGCGGGAGAGACGGTATCGAACGAGACCCCGAGGTACGAGTGATCGTAGTCGCCCGTCTCGATCAGCGAGGGGACGACCCGTCGCGTCAGCGCCCCGGAGATCCCGAACGCGATGTTGTCGCCCCCGCCGGAGTTGATCACGGCGACGACGTTGCCCGAGAGCGACATCAGGGGCCCGCCGCTGTTGCCCGGGTTGACGGGCGCGTCGGTCTGGATTGCGTCCGGAATCGAGAAGCCGGTGGGCGCGGGGATCGAGCGGTCGATGCCGCTGACGATCCCCGTCGTGACCGTCCCGTCCAGGCTGTAGGGGTTGCCGATCGCGACGACCTCCTGGCCGACCGTCGCGTCGCCGTCGATCAGCGGGAGCGGCGTCGCGTTCGCCGGCGCGTCGTCGACGGCGATCGCCGCGAGATCGCTGTGCGGGTCGCGACCGAGGACGTCGCCGCCCGCCCACCGGCCCTCCGAGAACCGCACGTCGACCGTCGACGCCTGGCCGACGACGTGCGCGTTCGTCACGAGGTACGAGTCGTCGTAGACGAAGCCCGTCCCCCGTCCGGAACCGGTCTCGATCAGCACGACCGACGGGAGCGCGTCGCGGTAGAGTCTGGTGTACTCCGTTTCCGGATCCGACGCGTTCGGCTCCGGCGGGTCGGCCGCCGGGCGCGCCGCGTTCGTGTTCCCGAGGGTACTCAGGCTGCAGCCGGCCAGCGCCGTCGATACGGCCGTCCCACCCAGTGCGAGGATGTCTCTCCGTTGGAGGCTACGGTCTGACATTTCACCGAAGAAGTTGGTCGCGATCGCTTGTATGTTTTCCGTCGGCGTTCCTCGGAGTCGTCGGTATGGACAGTCGGTCCGCCGAGAAGCCGGGTCGAACGATAGGGGTCCTGGCGGGACATCGTGGCCGGCAAGGTTCGGACGGCTTCACTCACCCTCGACGAGACGTTCGAGCTGGGCCGGCGGTACGGCGCCCCGGGCGGCACGGCCCTCGTAAACGAACGTCGGGACGCCGGTGACCCCCTGCCGCCGGGCGGCGTCGAATCGATCCTCGATCGCCGCCCGCCGGTCCTCGTCTGCGACCGCCTCGCGAACGGCCGCTTCGTCGAGTCCGACGGACGACGCGATATCCGCCAGCACGTCGACGTCGCCGATGTCGCGACCGTCGACCCACAGCGCCGACAGAATCGCGTCGTCGAACGCGCGCCAGTCGCCGGGCGAGGACTCCGCGACGAAGCGCGAGGCGACCTGTGCGGGCAACGAGTCGACCTCCGGGACGTCGTCCAGATTCAGCATCTCCGCCACGCCGTACTCCGCCCGCAACCGTTCGACGTTCCGTCGGGCCTGCTCGTAGTAGGCCTCGTCCTTTCCATCTTCGACGGTGTGGTCGATCTCGCCGTCGGGGCCCCGCTTGTCCCGACGGAGATCGAACGGGTGCCACACGAGTTCGAGGGGCGCCTCGCGCGAGGCCTCGTAGGCCTCGAGCGAGCGCCGGCCGAGATAACAGAACGGACAGACGTGATCGGAGTAGACGGTGAGCTGATCGACGTCGGGAGTCATACGCGGACGCAGGGCCCTCGCGCGGAAAAGACGTCGGGTTGGGGCAGACCGGGGTCCGATCGTGCCGGACCGACCGCTCGAGCGCCGGGCTCGCGCTCTCAGTCGTCGTCGGCGGGGATCGGGTCGGCGTCCTCGCCCGTCTCCGCGGCCGAGGGAGCGGACGCGTCGGTCGGTGGGGCGGATGTGCCGGCCGATTCAGCGCGCGGGAAGTTGCCGATCGTCGCGTCCTCGAAGGCCCCGACGTCGAAGTCGTAGTCGCCGTCGAGGAACTCGAGGACCCGGCGAGCGTCGCGTCGGGCGTTCTTCAGGCAGGTCGAGGCGCCGGGCGAGGGCGTGACGTTGAAGATGATGCCGTCGCCAGTGATCGTCGCCTCGCCCATATCGAGCGACTTCGTCCGGGTGTCGACGATCTGCGGGCGGACGCCGCCATATCCGTCCGCGCGCTCGATGTCGTCGAGTTCGACCGTCGGGACGACCTTCTGGACGTGCGGGAGGAAGGCTCGCGGACCGACGGCGGGGAGGTCGTACAGCAGGTTCTTGACCACGTAGGGAAAGAGCACGCGGTCGGCGAGGATGTTCCCGTAACTCAGGACCGAGCTCGGGCTGAGCCCGAAGACGTCGAGGAAGTCCGGGACCGTCGAGAGCCGCCCGCGTTCGAGGGCGGGGACGACCTTGGCGGTCGGCCCGAAGCGGGTGAGGTCGCCGTCGTGGACCTCGGCGTCGCCGTGGACCGCGGCGAAGGGCAGCTTCTTCATCTGCAGGGTGTAGACCTTGCCGTTGAGCAGACCCTCGTCGGCGACGAAGAAGCTGCCCGCGACCGGGAGCAGGGAGAGGTGCTCGCCGTAGCCCATCTGCTGGGCGATCTGGAGGCTGTGTGAACCAGCGGCGACCACGGTCGCGTCGGCCTCGAAGTGCCCCTCGTCGGTGTCGAGGACGAACCCGTCGTCCTCGTCCGAGATCTCCGTCACCGCCGTGCCCGTGTGGACGTCGACGCCGTCATCGTCGCGGACGTCCTCGACGAACGCCGTCGCGAGTCGACCGTAGTCGACGGTGTAACCGTCGGGCGTCTGCAGCGCGAGCAAGTCCTCGTCGGGGTCGCGCCCCTCGACGACCTTCGGTTCGATCTCGGCGATCTCCTCGCGACCGATGGCCTCGAGTTTCGGGAACAGGTCGCCGAACCCCTCCTCGTGGTACCGGCGTTCGAGCGACGCGACCTCCTCGTCGCCCGCCGCGAGCACCATCTTCGAGCGCTTGGAGTGCAGCTCGCGCTCGGGGTCGTTCGCCTCGAGATAGCCCGCGACCATCTCGGCGCCCTCCTTGACCGATTCGGCCTTCTCGAGGGTGTAGTTCGTCTCGATATCGCCGAAGTGAAGCGTCTGGGAGTTGTTCGTGTGGTGGGAGTTGATCGCGGCGATCTCGTCTTCCTTCTCGACGAGTGCGACGCGGTCGACGTCCGTGAAGTTCGCGACCGTGTATAGCAACGATGCCCCGCTGATTCCGCCGCCGACGATGACCAGGTCGTATTCCTTCATGCGTAGTTTCACCGGGCCGATAGTCCGTCTTCAGTGACAGTCCGCACTCGACCTACAAATAACGTCCCAGTTCGCCGACGGCGTGGGAATGGGAGCCGTGTGACGAGTGTACACTACTCACGGGAACGACGCGGGAGGTCCGCATCGGAGGAACCCGACCGACCGCAGTCGGCGGTTACCAGTCCCGGTCGGCGGTTCGCTCGGTGCGCGACCGCGATCGGTGGTCCGTCGACGAGTCGTCCATGAGTCGCTCCATCTCCCGTTCGAACTCCGCCTCGCTGATCTCGTCGTCGACGTATCGCTCTTTGAGTTCGGCTTTCCGATCCTCGGTCGTGGGTTCGACCGTCGAGGCGACGTCGAACTGCCGGAGGGCCGGGTACTCGCGCTCGAGTCTGTCGACGATCGTGACGAGCCGGTCGTCCCGGTGGAGCAACGTGTTTCGGAGGACGGAGACGACGGTCGCGGCGAGAAAGATGACCGCGAGGACGCCGAAGACGGACAGGGCGACGAGCCACTCGATGGCCTCGCCGAGCATCGCCAGGAGGACGAACTCCTCGCCCGCGTACACGCCACTCGAGAGGACGGAAAGTGCGTCCACGACGCCGAGCAGGCCGACGGCGACCGTCGCGAGACCGCAGAGGACGGCTCCGGCGAAGTACAGCCAGTGTCGGGATGCCATGCTCGGCGGTTTGGAACCGATATCCATTAAATCCGCTGGACGGACTCCGAGCGGCGATCCGATCGGACGCTGCGATAGCGAGTCGACTGTCCGCTCAGACCGGCTCGGTCTCGTGCAAGAACGTCTGGAACTCGACGGTCCGTCCGTCCGGATCCGGGGCGAAGAACTGGTAGATCCGGTAGCGTTCGTTTTCCACGGGCGCGGCTTCGGCGCGATCCCGGAGGTCGTCGTACGCCACGTCGACGTCGGCCCTCGAATCGACGACGAACGTGATGGTCCCGTCCGTCTCGGCGTCGTCGCGGTCGCAGAACCCGAACAGCATGTTGTCGTACTGCAGGATCGTACAATCGGGTTGCTCCAGCCAGCGCTCGGCGCCGACCCGATCGACGTAGAACTCGACGACGGCTTCGAGCGATTCGGTGCCGAAGAACACGATTCCGGACATGCGAGAGGAATCGGTTCACGGATCCTAACCGCTTCGGGTTTCGAGCGACGACCCGCTCGAATTCGGGCGGCCGGGTCCCGATTCGAATTCTGCTAGTCAGTATCACACGCTCCGCGGATCCGAGCGTTGAACACGTCCCTCCAGAACACATCCGTATGGACGAGACGTTCGTCTCCGGCGAGACGATCAGGACGGAAGGCGCGTGCGGGCAGCTCCGTTCCGGGCTCGGCGACGGACCGCACCCGGGCGTTTTGGTCCTGCACGGCGCCGGCGGGGCTCGCGGGTACGAACAGACCTATGCGGCCATGCTCGCCGAGCACGGCTATACCGTCTGCTGCGTGGAGTACTTCGGTGCGCCCGGGACGCGCGACGCCCTGGTCGACGTTCCCCTGGAGGAGTTCCGCGACGCCGCCCACTGGCTGCTGGACCGACCGGACGTCGCCGGCGATCGCGTCGGCGTCGTCGGCTTCTCGCGGGGCGGCGAGGCCTCGCTCGTCGTCGGCGCGCAGTTCGACGCCGTCGGTTGCGTTGTCGCCTACGTCCCCAGTTGCTACCGCTGGCCCGCGCCGTCGTGGATGGACGGCGTCGGCGAGGACCAGCCGACGTGGACCCTCGACGGCGAGGCCCTCCCCCACCTGCCGATCGACAAATACGTCCGGGAAGAGGATGGGATCGACGAACCCCTCGGCGTTCCGGAACCCAACGCGGCCTCGCTGGCGATCGAGCGCTCGACGGCAGCGGAACGAAACCGCGCCGCGATTCCGGTCGAGGAGATCGACGGGCCGGTGCTGTTGGTCTCCGGCGGCCAAGATACCATCTGGCCGTGCGCGGAGATGGCCGATCGCGCGGCCGCCCGACTCGCCGATCACGATCACCCCAGGCAGTTCGAGCACCTCGAAAATCCCGATGCGGGGCACGCGATCCGGGTGCCGTATCGATTCGACGGGGAAACGGATCCCGGGGAGACCCACGAGTACGGCGGGACGTACGAAGCGAACTCGCTGGCGGCCGCACGGGCCTGGCATCGGACGCTCTCGTATCTCGATCACCTCTAGGAAATCACGATTTCAGCCGGCGCGGCGATCGGGTTAGCTCGCCGGTCGAACGACGAGCGCCGCCAGCGCGACCGCCGCGACGGCGAATCCGATGAGTATCGCCGAGGAAACCCGGAACTCGCCGGCGTCGCCCCCGAGAACGACGTACTCCATGGCCCCGACGAGGTGGGTGATCGGCATAGCCAGCGCGACGTACTCGAGGGCGGTCGGGAGTTCCGAGACCGGCCGGAAGGTCCCGCCGAGGATGACCTGGGGCGTGATCACGACGGGGATGAACTGGATGGCCTGGAACTCGCTGTCGGCGAACAGCGAGAGGACGATGCCGGTACCGAGTGCGGCGAACGCACCCAGTAACTCGACGCCGACGAACCGGAGGATGCCGTTTGCGAACGATACGTCCAGGAACGCTACCGCCGCGAGCAGGAGGACGACGGACTGAACCGCCGCCAAGACGCCGTAACCGAGGACGTACCCCACGACGAGACCGGTTCGCGACACCGGCGCGACGAGCACGCGGTCGAGCGTCCCCGACGTGCGTTCCCGGAGGAACCCGATGGCCGTCAGGATGTAGGTGAGGAAGAACACGATCACCGCGAGGACGACGTGGGCGACCGGTTCCGGTCGCGCGAACACCTCCCCGAGCAGGGAGACGATCAGGGCGGGCGCGACGAACACGAGCGCGAGCGTCCGGCGGTCGCCGCGCATCGTCCGCAGGATGCGCCCCGCGACCGGCAGCGATCCCCGCAAGGGTCGTCGGGTGCGTCCGAGCGGGCTGGCCACGCTCATCGGCGCTCACCCCCGCGGTCACGGGGGCTTCGGGCGGCCGTCGATGTTGCTTTCGAGTCCCGTCCGTCTCCGTTCGGGACCGCACCACCGCCCGCCGCCGTCCGTCTATCGGTCCCGGTCGCTGCCGTGCCGTCGAGAAGATCGAGAAAAACGGCTTCCATGTCCTCCGCCCCGGTCCGGTCGCGGAACCCGGCCGGCGAGTCAATCGCGAGAACCCGCCCGTCCCGAAGGAAGAGGACGCGGTCACACCGAGACGCTTCGCCGAGGTAGTGGGTTGAAACGAACACGAGCACCCCGTCGTCGCGGCGGTCGCGGAACTCCTCCCACATGCTCGCCCGCAGTTTCGGGTCCAGGCCGATCGTCGGCTCGTCGAGAAAGAGCACGTCGGGATCGTGCACGAGCGAGCACGCGAGACTCGTCCGTCGGACCATCCCGCCGGAGAGTTCGCCGATGCGCGCGCCCTCACGGTCGGTGAGGTCGACGACGGAGAGCGCCTCGTCGACCGCCGTCTCCCGCCGTTCGACGTCGTAGAGCGAGGCGAAGAAGGAGACGTTCTCGCGAACACTCAGGTCGTCGTAGATCGCTCGGTCCTGGGGCATGTACCCGATCCGCCGGCGCTCGGCGGCCGTGAACGATCCCGACGACGTCCCGTTGATGGTCCCCTCGCCGGCCGTCGGCCGGATCAACCCGAGCAGACACTCGATGAGCGTCGTCTTTCCGGAGCCGTTCGGCCCGGCCACGCCGACGATGGTCGACCCCGACACGTCCAGGTCGATCCCGTCCAGCGCCGTGACGGCGCCGAATTCCTTCGTCAGATCTGTCGTCGATATCGTCTGCGACATAATCGGAGGGAGGTGGAGAGGACGCGTAGCTGTTCTGCGCCGCATGAACAGGGGGTTTAAACGGTGGGGACGCCCTTGACACGACCGTCCACGATGCGGTACCTCCGGATGACGGTCGAACCCGACCCGTCAATCGCGCCCGAGGCCTTCCGAATAATCGCCGACTCCGACTCCGTCCGGGAGGCGCGCCTCGAGGAGTGGAACGTCGGCGGGGACGACGTCACCCTCTTCTACGCGATCGAGGGTGACGTCGGCGGCGTTCGCGAGTCGCTGGCGGAGACGGCCGAGGTCGAGGCGGTCAACGCGACCGCGATCGGCGAGGCGACCGGCTCCCTGCTGGTTCGTCTGGATCCCTCGAAGACGCGCATCGGCGAACGGATCTTCGACCTGATGGGGTCGCAGGGACTGATCGTCCGCAAGCCCGTCATCTATCGCGAGGGAACCGTCCACGCGGGCCTGGTCGGCGAGGACGACGCGATACAGGTCGTGATCGATCACCTCCCGCCGGGCGCCGACGTCGACGTCAAGGAGATCCGCGGGACGGTTCCGCGCCCGGACACGGTGATCGAGCGGTTGAGCGAGCGGCAGCGGGAGGCGCTGCGCATCGCGCTGGAGATCGGGTACTACGACAAGCCCCGCCGGGCCACGCACGAGACCGTCGCCGAGCGCATGGGCTGCGCCCCGAGTACGGCCACCGAACACCTCCAGAAAGCCGAGGCCACGCTCGTCCGGGAGACGATGGGCGAATTCGGCCTGCAATCAACTGACGGAAGAGATGCAACCGAGGGTGAATCAGAATAGCCCGGCCAGCACCACCTCGTGCCCCCTGAAACCACCTCACACGCCAGCTCGCGCCTCGAAACCCGTATAGGGCCCGGCTCCCTCGACCCGCCAATGAGTTACCGGATCGGTCTGGTCGGCAAGCCCTCCGTGGGCAAGTCGACGCTGTTCAACGCGGCGACGATGAACGACGTGCCCGAAGGGGCCTACCCGTTCACGACGATCGACCCCAGCATCGGCGAGGCGTACGTCCGAACGCCCTGCGCCGCGCCGGAATTCGACGAGACCTGCCAGCCCTCGGTCGGCGTCTGCGAGGACGGCACCCGGTTCGTCCCGGTCAAGCTGGTCGACGTCGCCGGGCTCGTTCCCGGCGCCCACGAGGGTCGCGGCCTCGGCAACCAGTTCCTCACCGACCTGAACGAGACCGACGTGCTAGTCCACGTGGTCGACTTCTCGGGGACGACCGATAGCGAGGGCGAGGCGACCGAGGGCCACGACCCGCGCGAGGACATCGACTTCCTCGAGGACGAGCTCGACGCGTGGTACCTGGCCATCCTGGAGAAGGGGATCCAGCGATACGGAGACAGACACGTCGAGGACGTCGATCCCGAGGACGTCCTCGGCGAGCAGCTCTCTGCCTTCGGCATCTCGCCGGCCGAGATCAAGCAGACCATCCTCGCGGTCGATCTGCCGGTCGCACCGCTCAAGTGGGACGAAGCGGAGCGGGCGGCCCTCGCCAGCGAGATCCGCAAGCGAACGAAGCCGATGACCATCGCGGCCAACAAGATGGACACCCCCGCCGCACAGGAAAACTGGGACGCGGTCACGACCGATCCCGCATACGACCACCTCGAATTCGTCCCCGTCTCCGCCCACGCCGAGAAGGCGCTGAAGAACGCGAACGAGCAGGGCGTCGTCGAGTACACGCCGGGCGAGGGCGACTTTTCGATCGTGGCGGACGACCTTCCCGCCGACCAGGAGGCCGGGCTCGAACGGATCCGCGAGTTCGTCGACGCCTTCGGCGGCACCGGCGTCCAGCAGGCGCTCGAAACCGCGATCTTCGACGTCCTCGACCTGAAAGCCGTCTTCCCGGGTACGGCGTCGGGCACCTGGACGAAGGGCCCGTTCCGCGACTGCTTCCTCCTGCCCGAGGACGCGACCGCGGAGGACTTCGCGTACCACCTCCACTCCGACATCGGCGACGGGTTCCTCCACGGCATCGACTGCCGCGACGACCGACAGGTCGGCGCCGATACGGTGCTGAACCACCGCGACGTCGTGGAAGTCGTCTCGACGAATCAGTGAGGGCCCGAGAGCACCAGTGGAAACACCGCACGTCAGTTCCGACGGCGTCGCCACCGGCAGCTAGCGGCCCGCC
Coding sequences within it:
- a CDS encoding DMT family transporter, whose amino-acid sequence is MWHVLVLAGLFEIAWAIGLSYSDGFTNPRASIATVIALAISMFLLARAVQELPVGTAYAVWTGIGAVGTATLGVVLFDEPATLARAGFIGLIVVGIVGLHAVSGGH
- a CDS encoding S1C family serine protease, with product MSDRSLQRRDILALGGTAVSTALAGCSLSTLGNTNAARPAADPPEPNASDPETEYTRLYRDALPSVVLIETGSGRGTGFVYDDSYLVTNAHVVGQASTVDVRFSEGRWAGGDVLGRDPHSDLAAIAVDDAPANATPLPLIDGDATVGQEVVAIGNPYSLDGTVTTGIVSGIDRSIPAPTGFSIPDAIQTDAPVNPGNSGGPLMSLSGNVVAVINSGGGDNIAFGISGALTRRVVPSLIETGDYDHSYLGVSFDTVSPAVAEANGLEESTGLLVVETVSGGPADGALRPSSNVRVVDGERVPVGGDVIRAIDGTEVATSEDLGSYLALRTRPGDAVSLSILREGREDTVEVDLGVRPART
- a CDS encoding DsbA family oxidoreductase, with protein sequence MTPDVDQLTVYSDHVCPFCYLGRRSLEAYEASREAPLELVWHPFDLRRDKRGPDGEIDHTVEDGKDEAYYEQARRNVERLRAEYGVAEMLNLDDVPEVDSLPAQVASRFVAESSPGDWRAFDDAILSALWVDGRDIGDVDVLADIASSVGLDEAAVREAVADEDRRAAIEDRFDAARRQGVTGVPTFVYEGRAARGAVPPAQLERLVEGE
- a CDS encoding FAD-dependent oxidoreductase, whose protein sequence is MKEYDLVIVGGGISGASLLYTVANFTDVDRVALVEKEDEIAAINSHHTNNSQTLHFGDIETNYTLEKAESVKEGAEMVAGYLEANDPERELHSKRSKMVLAAGDEEVASLERRYHEEGFGDLFPKLEAIGREEIAEIEPKVVEGRDPDEDLLALQTPDGYTVDYGRLATAFVEDVRDDDGVDVHTGTAVTEISDEDDGFVLDTDEGHFEADATVVAAGSHSLQIAQQMGYGEHLSLLPVAGSFFVADEGLLNGKVYTLQMKKLPFAAVHGDAEVHDGDLTRFGPTAKVVPALERGRLSTVPDFLDVFGLSPSSVLSYGNILADRVLFPYVVKNLLYDLPAVGPRAFLPHVQKVVPTVELDDIERADGYGGVRPQIVDTRTKSLDMGEATITGDGIIFNVTPSPGASTCLKNARRDARRVLEFLDGDYDFDVGAFEDATIGNFPRAESAGTSAPPTDASAPSAAETGEDADPIPADDD
- a CDS encoding SHOCT domain-containing protein, translating into MASRHWLYFAGAVLCGLATVAVGLLGVVDALSVLSSGVYAGEEFVLLAMLGEAIEWLVALSVFGVLAVIFLAATVVSVLRNTLLHRDDRLVTIVDRLEREYPALRQFDVASTVEPTTEDRKAELKERYVDDEISEAEFEREMERLMDDSSTDHRSRSRTERTADRDW
- a CDS encoding VOC family protein; this encodes MSGIVFFGTESLEAVVEFYVDRVGAERWLEQPDCTILQYDNMLFGFCDRDDAETDGTITFVVDSRADVDVAYDDLRDRAEAAPVENERYRIYQFFAPDPDGRTVEFQTFLHETEPV
- a CDS encoding alpha/beta hydrolase; translated protein: MDETFVSGETIRTEGACGQLRSGLGDGPHPGVLVLHGAGGARGYEQTYAAMLAEHGYTVCCVEYFGAPGTRDALVDVPLEEFRDAAHWLLDRPDVAGDRVGVVGFSRGGEASLVVGAQFDAVGCVVAYVPSCYRWPAPSWMDGVGEDQPTWTLDGEALPHLPIDKYVREEDGIDEPLGVPEPNAASLAIERSTAAERNRAAIPVEEIDGPVLLVSGGQDTIWPCAEMADRAAARLADHDHPRQFEHLENPDAGHAIRVPYRFDGETDPGETHEYGGTYEANSLAAARAWHRTLSYLDHL
- a CDS encoding ABC transporter permease; the protein is MSVASPLGRTRRPLRGSLPVAGRILRTMRGDRRTLALVFVAPALIVSLLGEVFARPEPVAHVVLAVIVFFLTYILTAIGFLRERTSGTLDRVLVAPVSRTGLVVGYVLGYGVLAAVQSVVLLLAAVAFLDVSFANGILRFVGVELLGAFAALGTGIVLSLFADSEFQAIQFIPVVITPQVILGGTFRPVSELPTALEYVALAMPITHLVGAMEYVVLGGDAGEFRVSSAILIGFAVAAVALAALVVRPAS
- a CDS encoding ABC transporter ATP-binding protein, encoding MSQTISTTDLTKEFGAVTALDGIDLDVSGSTIVGVAGPNGSGKTTLIECLLGLIRPTAGEGTINGTSSGSFTAAERRRIGYMPQDRAIYDDLSVRENVSFFASLYDVERRETAVDEALSVVDLTDREGARIGELSGGMVRRTSLACSLVHDPDVLFLDEPTIGLDPKLRASMWEEFRDRRDDGVLVFVSTHYLGEASRCDRVLFLRDGRVLAIDSPAGFRDRTGAEDMEAVFLDLLDGTAATGTDRRTAAGGGAVPNGDGRDSKATSTAARSPRDRGGERR
- a CDS encoding helix-turn-helix domain-containing protein, translating into MTRPSTMRYLRMTVEPDPSIAPEAFRIIADSDSVREARLEEWNVGGDDVTLFYAIEGDVGGVRESLAETAEVEAVNATAIGEATGSLLVRLDPSKTRIGERIFDLMGSQGLIVRKPVIYREGTVHAGLVGEDDAIQVVIDHLPPGADVDVKEIRGTVPRPDTVIERLSERQREALRIALEIGYYDKPRRATHETVAERMGCAPSTATEHLQKAEATLVRETMGEFGLQSTDGRDATEGESE
- a CDS encoding redox-regulated ATPase YchF, whose protein sequence is MSYRIGLVGKPSVGKSTLFNAATMNDVPEGAYPFTTIDPSIGEAYVRTPCAAPEFDETCQPSVGVCEDGTRFVPVKLVDVAGLVPGAHEGRGLGNQFLTDLNETDVLVHVVDFSGTTDSEGEATEGHDPREDIDFLEDELDAWYLAILEKGIQRYGDRHVEDVDPEDVLGEQLSAFGISPAEIKQTILAVDLPVAPLKWDEAERAALASEIRKRTKPMTIAANKMDTPAAQENWDAVTTDPAYDHLEFVPVSAHAEKALKNANEQGVVEYTPGEGDFSIVADDLPADQEAGLERIREFVDAFGGTGVQQALETAIFDVLDLKAVFPGTASGTWTKGPFRDCFLLPEDATAEDFAYHLHSDIGDGFLHGIDCRDDRQVGADTVLNHRDVVEVVSTNQ